The Micromonospora sp. NBC_00421 genome contains a region encoding:
- a CDS encoding lipopolysaccharide biosynthesis protein, translating to MSGPPSGPGRDRTVTVGIATAMVAKGIGLAAPLVITPVCFRYLGDQRYGLWMAITALTGMAWFADLGLGNGLLTRLGQLADDPRQQAREISGAFATLGVVAVLLLAALVVVTPVVPWVDLFAVRDPTVAVQTTTLVLICFGAFAVNIPLSLIQRIQYARGQMVQSNVWQSAGALAAMVVVLVAIAADWGPLVVVGGAVLAVPVTNLLNTVTYFWSAGPADRPTPRLVHRETVVRLLRLGLQFFALTMMSSIALNVDNPLVANVLGLTVAAHYAVVGKLFGVLWIFVGLVGMTVWPVNGAALARGEVAWVRRNTRRMVALYGVIVGAVGLLLVGYGHRLIELWVGTVDRSTIRLPVLVGLAGWSLLVAVTSPLLMVQNSIGLLRPQFVGWASFLVLATVLKVWGLRQFGLAGLPGAACVAYLLTMVPAALVGYRRALARCGPS from the coding sequence GTGTCCGGCCCGCCGTCGGGGCCCGGTCGGGACCGCACGGTCACGGTCGGCATCGCCACCGCGATGGTGGCCAAGGGGATCGGCTTGGCCGCACCACTGGTCATCACGCCCGTCTGTTTCCGGTATCTCGGCGACCAGCGGTACGGCCTGTGGATGGCGATCACCGCGCTCACCGGGATGGCCTGGTTCGCCGATCTGGGGCTGGGCAACGGGCTGCTCACCCGGCTCGGTCAACTGGCCGACGACCCCCGACAACAGGCCCGGGAGATCTCCGGGGCCTTCGCCACCCTCGGCGTGGTCGCGGTGCTGCTGCTGGCGGCACTCGTGGTGGTCACCCCGGTGGTGCCCTGGGTGGACCTGTTCGCCGTCCGTGACCCGACCGTGGCCGTGCAGACCACCACCCTGGTCCTGATCTGCTTCGGTGCCTTCGCGGTCAACATCCCGCTCTCGCTGATCCAGCGGATCCAGTACGCCCGCGGCCAGATGGTGCAGAGCAACGTGTGGCAGTCGGCCGGTGCGCTGGCTGCCATGGTCGTCGTGCTGGTCGCCATCGCCGCCGACTGGGGACCGTTGGTGGTCGTCGGCGGCGCGGTGCTGGCCGTGCCGGTGACCAACCTGCTCAACACGGTGACCTACTTCTGGTCCGCCGGGCCCGCCGACCGGCCGACGCCGCGACTCGTGCACCGGGAGACCGTCGTCCGCCTGCTCCGGCTGGGCCTGCAGTTCTTCGCGCTCACCATGATGTCGTCGATCGCGCTGAACGTGGACAACCCACTGGTCGCGAACGTCCTGGGACTGACGGTGGCGGCGCACTACGCGGTCGTGGGAAAGCTGTTCGGGGTCCTGTGGATCTTCGTCGGACTGGTGGGCATGACGGTCTGGCCGGTCAACGGCGCCGCCCTGGCGCGGGGCGAGGTGGCCTGGGTACGCCGCAACACCCGGCGCATGGTGGCGCTCTACGGCGTGATCGTGGGAGCGGTCGGGCTGCTGCTGGTCGGCTACGGCCACCGGCTGATCGAACTCTGGGTCGGCACCGTCGACCGGTCGACCATCCGGCTCCCGGTCCTCGTCGGGCTGGCGGGCTGGTCCCTGCTGGTGGCGGTCACCTCCCCGTTGCTCATGGTGCAGAACAGCATCGGCCTGCTCCGGCCGCAGTTCGTCGGTTGGGCGTCGTTCCTGGTGCTGGCGACCGTGCTCAAGGTCTGGGGGCTGCGGCAGTTCGGCCTGGCCGGCCTGCCCGGGGCGGCCTGCGTCGCGTACCTGCTCACCATGGTGCCGGCGGCGCTGGTGGGATACCGGCGGGCCCTCGCCCGGTGCGGGCCGTCGTGA
- a CDS encoding glycosyltransferase, protein MRAVVTGRVRVLRVVGELNFGGTEMRTAELLPRLAAAGTELHLVTLSDAVGPGPLADMVTRHGGTVTAMPLDLRFPVRFVRLLGQLRPDVVHADCANFSGVPLALGALRGVPGRVAHFRGDDNQHRTLRRRIHRWICGRLLGISATDILGVSPSSLTFGYHPGWRADPRCQVVLNGLDLDRLRRPSPDDLRTLIGAGPGDLVCVTVGRASPEKRRWLLPPILAALRDRGVSAHAVLVGPGDRADDDRVRAAAAAAGLGDRVHLLGPREDVGGLLRQADVVVHPSCLEGLPGGVLEPVALGVGTVAADLPGVRFISERLPGVTIVDVDAPAQVWARAVDRAAAFTASTAPAVAADRFVHSVFAIDRATAIHLEIYRRWAAARPGPDRVPRESSRPPVGSGR, encoded by the coding sequence GTGCGGGCCGTCGTGACCGGCCGGGTCCGGGTGCTGCGGGTCGTCGGCGAGCTGAACTTCGGCGGCACCGAGATGCGTACGGCCGAACTGCTGCCCCGGCTCGCCGCCGCCGGCACCGAGCTGCACCTGGTGACCCTCAGCGACGCGGTCGGACCGGGGCCGCTGGCCGACATGGTCACCCGGCACGGCGGCACCGTCACGGCGATGCCGCTGGACCTGCGCTTCCCCGTCCGATTCGTGCGCCTGCTCGGGCAGTTGCGCCCGGACGTGGTGCACGCCGACTGTGCCAACTTCTCCGGCGTGCCGCTCGCGCTCGGCGCGCTGCGCGGCGTGCCCGGACGGGTCGCGCACTTCCGGGGGGACGACAATCAGCACCGCACCCTCCGCCGACGGATCCACCGGTGGATCTGTGGGCGGCTGCTGGGGATCTCCGCCACCGACATCCTCGGCGTCTCGCCCAGCTCGCTGACGTTCGGCTACCACCCGGGCTGGCGTGCCGACCCCCGCTGCCAGGTGGTGCTCAACGGACTCGACCTCGACCGGCTCCGCCGGCCCAGCCCCGACGACCTCCGGACCCTGATCGGCGCGGGACCGGGCGACCTGGTCTGCGTGACCGTGGGCCGGGCCTCGCCCGAGAAGCGCCGCTGGCTGCTGCCGCCGATCCTGGCGGCACTGCGGGACCGGGGCGTGTCCGCGCACGCCGTGCTCGTCGGGCCGGGCGACCGGGCGGACGACGACCGCGTCCGGGCGGCGGCGGCTGCCGCCGGGCTCGGCGACCGGGTGCACCTGCTGGGCCCGCGCGAGGACGTGGGCGGGCTGTTGCGGCAGGCCGATGTCGTCGTCCACCCCTCCTGCCTGGAAGGGCTGCCCGGGGGAGTGCTGGAACCCGTCGCGTTGGGCGTCGGCACGGTGGCCGCCGACCTGCCGGGGGTGCGCTTCATCAGCGAGCGGCTACCCGGCGTGACCATCGTCGATGTCGACGCTCCGGCGCAGGTGTGGGCGCGGGCGGTGGACCGGGCGGCGGCATTCACCGCGTCGACCGCCCCTGCGGTGGCCGCCGACCGGTTCGTCCACAGCGTCTTCGCCATTGACCGGGCGACCGCCATCCACCTGGAGATCTACCGACGGTGGGCGGCGGCCCGCCCGGGGCCGGACCGGGTGCCACGAGAGAGCAGCCGACCACCGGTCGGCTCGGGACGGTGA
- a CDS encoding polysaccharide biosynthesis protein produces the protein MLSSLSDRRFLITGGTGSFGQTMVSRLLDAGAAEVRVLSRDESKQDAMRHRLGNDRVRYYIGDVRDYDSVLKAARGMEFVFHAAALKQVPSCEFFPLEAVRTNVLGSANVVDACERVGVETLVLLSTDKAVYPVNAMGMTKALMEKVAQAHSRNNAAARTRVCCVRYGNVMYSRGSVIPLFIDQILRGGLPTVTEPTMTRFLMSLPESVELVEHAFAFGQPGDVFIRKADACTIGDLATALCNLFGVPAKFNVLGIRHGEKLYETLASREELAFAEDLGDFLRVPVDSRDLNYSLYFEEGDVEHGGLADFHSHNARRLSVPEIESLLMTLPEVRAQVQAAAAAVVTT, from the coding sequence ATGCTTTCCTCGCTTTCGGACAGGCGTTTCCTGATCACCGGTGGCACCGGGTCGTTCGGCCAGACAATGGTCTCCCGACTGCTCGACGCCGGTGCCGCCGAGGTGCGGGTCCTCAGCCGTGACGAGTCGAAACAGGACGCGATGCGGCACCGCCTCGGCAATGACCGGGTCCGCTACTACATCGGCGACGTCCGGGACTACGACAGTGTGCTCAAGGCCGCCCGGGGCATGGAGTTCGTCTTCCACGCCGCGGCCCTCAAGCAGGTGCCCTCCTGCGAGTTCTTCCCCCTCGAGGCGGTCCGCACCAATGTGCTCGGCAGCGCCAACGTGGTGGACGCCTGCGAGCGGGTCGGCGTGGAGACGCTGGTCCTGCTGAGCACCGACAAGGCCGTCTATCCGGTCAACGCGATGGGCATGACCAAGGCGTTGATGGAAAAGGTGGCGCAGGCGCACTCCCGCAACAACGCGGCGGCCCGGACCCGGGTCTGCTGTGTGCGCTACGGCAATGTGATGTACTCGCGCGGCTCGGTGATTCCACTGTTCATCGACCAGATCCTGCGCGGGGGGCTGCCGACGGTCACCGAGCCGACGATGACCCGTTTCCTGATGTCGCTGCCCGAGTCGGTCGAGCTGGTGGAACACGCGTTCGCGTTCGGCCAGCCGGGGGACGTCTTCATCCGCAAGGCCGACGCCTGCACCATCGGCGACCTGGCCACGGCACTGTGCAACCTGTTCGGGGTGCCGGCGAAGTTCAACGTGCTCGGCATCCGGCACGGTGAGAAGCTCTACGAGACCCTGGCCAGCCGGGAGGAGCTCGCGTTCGCCGAGGATCTCGGCGACTTCCTCCGGGTGCCGGTGGACAGCCGTGACCTCAACTACTCCCTCTACTTCGAGGAGGGCGACGTCGAGCACGGTGGCCTCGCCGACTTCCACTCGCACAACGCCCGCCGACTGTCCGTACCGGAGATCGAGTCGTTGTTGATGACGCTGCCGGAGGTACGCGCGCAGGTCCAGGCCGCCGCGGCGGCCGTGGTGACGACATGA
- a CDS encoding acyltransferase, protein MKDSPVPSRVRTMVRRVRDHLAASRDPEAFVRSLGVNLTGRVRFYGVNRAMFGSEPWLITIGDNVFITSEVQFVTHDGGTLILRKDHPDLDWTAPITIGDDVYIGMRAMILAGVTIGNRCVIGAGSIVTRDIPDNTVAAGVPARPVRTTDDYLERLRAKSLGIGHLPVPAKHAAMKRIYGVTTG, encoded by the coding sequence ATGAAGGACAGCCCAGTGCCAAGTCGCGTTCGTACGATGGTCCGGCGAGTGCGGGACCACCTGGCCGCATCCCGTGATCCTGAGGCGTTCGTCCGGTCCCTGGGGGTCAACCTGACCGGTCGGGTCAGGTTCTACGGGGTCAACCGGGCGATGTTCGGTTCGGAGCCGTGGCTGATCACCATCGGCGATAACGTCTTCATCACCTCCGAGGTGCAGTTCGTCACGCACGACGGTGGCACGTTGATCCTGCGCAAGGACCACCCCGACCTCGACTGGACCGCGCCGATCACCATCGGCGACGACGTCTACATCGGCATGCGTGCGATGATCCTGGCCGGCGTCACCATCGGAAACCGGTGCGTCATCGGGGCCGGTTCGATCGTCACCCGGGACATCCCGGACAACACCGTGGCGGCCGGGGTCCCGGCGCGGCCGGTGCGCACGACCGACGATTACCTCGAACGGCTGCGGGCCAAGTCGCTGGGCATCGGGCACCTGCCCGTCCCGGCCAAACACGCGGCGATGAAGCGGATCTACGGCGTCACCACCGGCTGA
- a CDS encoding sugar transferase has protein sequence MLGALVVLTVGAPLLALVALVVLVTHGRPVLFRHTRPGLHGELFEVVKFRTMRHPDPVRGLVTDAQRLTRVGRWLRASSLDELPEFWNVLRGEMSVVGPRPHLVRYLALYNAEQARRHEVRPGITGLAQVRGRNSLSWEAKFGYDIDYVDRRSFLLDLKILLTTVRVVLSREGISAPGAATWHEFTGNDQPPAPSSAGDRPAASSVAGRSAASSSVDDPPAASSVDDRDAAYRR, from the coding sequence GTGCTCGGTGCCCTCGTCGTGCTGACCGTCGGCGCACCCCTGCTGGCCCTCGTCGCCCTGGTCGTGCTGGTGACGCACGGGCGGCCGGTGCTGTTCCGGCACACCCGGCCCGGCCTGCACGGCGAGTTGTTCGAGGTGGTGAAGTTCCGCACCATGCGCCATCCCGACCCGGTGCGGGGGCTGGTGACCGACGCCCAGCGCCTCACCCGGGTGGGCCGCTGGCTGCGGGCGAGCAGCCTCGACGAGCTGCCGGAGTTCTGGAACGTGCTGCGCGGCGAGATGAGCGTGGTCGGTCCCCGTCCGCACCTGGTGCGGTACCTCGCCCTCTACAACGCCGAGCAGGCCCGCCGGCACGAGGTGCGGCCGGGCATCACCGGGCTCGCCCAGGTACGCGGACGCAACTCCCTGAGTTGGGAGGCGAAGTTCGGCTACGACATCGACTACGTCGACCGGCGGTCCTTCCTGCTGGACCTGAAGATCCTGCTGACCACCGTCCGGGTGGTGCTCAGCCGGGAGGGCATCTCGGCTCCCGGCGCGGCCACCTGGCACGAGTTCACCGGCAACGACCAGCCGCCCGCGCCGTCGTCGGCCGGTGACCGGCCGGCTGCGTCGTCGGTCGCCGGCCGGTCGGCTGCGTCGTCGTCGGTCGACGACCCGCCAGCTGCGTCGTCGGTCGACGACCGGGACGCCGCGTACCGCCGATGA
- a CDS encoding NAD-dependent epimerase/dehydratase family protein: MRILITGGAGFIGANLARAALCEPAVKEVSVLDDLSVGLRGNLDGLDVDLVEGSILDPAALDTAMAGREAVVHLAALPSVPRSLRDPLASHHANATGTLMVLEAARRHDIGHVLVASSSSVYGMNPALPKAELTWTRPMSPYAASKLATEAYALAHQASFGLPTLAFRFFNVYGPGQRHDHAYAAVIPRFTHAALRGEPVVVHGDGTQSRDFTYVGTVCEVILDALRRRVHHPHPVNLAFGARASLLQVLDELEELFGRPIDREHAPPRTGDVPHSLADNTTLRQLFPDVTPVARAQGLRATGEWMAARLGVAPAPLR, translated from the coding sequence ATGCGCATTCTGATCACTGGGGGGGCCGGTTTCATCGGCGCCAACCTGGCCCGCGCCGCCCTGTGCGAGCCGGCCGTCAAGGAGGTCAGCGTCCTGGACGACCTCTCGGTCGGGCTGCGCGGCAACCTCGACGGGCTGGACGTCGATCTCGTCGAGGGGTCGATCCTGGACCCGGCCGCCCTGGACACGGCGATGGCGGGCCGGGAGGCGGTGGTCCACCTGGCCGCCCTGCCCAGCGTGCCCCGCTCGCTGCGCGATCCGCTGGCCTCCCACCACGCGAACGCCACCGGCACGTTGATGGTGCTGGAGGCGGCCCGCCGGCACGACATCGGGCACGTGCTCGTCGCCTCCTCCTCGTCGGTGTACGGCATGAACCCGGCGTTGCCCAAGGCGGAGCTGACCTGGACCCGTCCGATGAGCCCCTACGCGGCCAGCAAGCTCGCCACCGAGGCGTACGCCCTGGCGCACCAGGCGTCGTTCGGGCTGCCCACACTGGCCTTCCGGTTCTTCAACGTCTACGGTCCCGGGCAGCGGCACGACCACGCGTACGCGGCCGTCATCCCCCGGTTCACCCACGCCGCCCTGCGCGGCGAGCCGGTGGTGGTGCACGGCGACGGCACCCAGTCCCGCGACTTCACCTACGTCGGCACGGTCTGCGAGGTCATCCTCGACGCGCTCCGCCGCCGGGTGCACCACCCGCATCCGGTCAACCTCGCCTTCGGGGCGCGGGCCAGTCTGCTCCAGGTGCTCGACGAGTTGGAGGAGCTGTTCGGGCGGCCGATCGACCGGGAACACGCGCCACCGCGCACCGGTGACGTCCCACACTCGCTGGCGGACAACACCACCCTGCGGCAACTGTTCCCGGACGTCACGCCGGTCGCCCGGGCGCAGGGGCTGCGGGCGACCGGCGAGTGGATGGCCGCGCGGCTGGGCGTCGCCCCCGCCCCCCTCCGGTGA
- a CDS encoding dTDP-4-dehydrorhamnose reductase family protein: MSTAADTGRPDRVPRRRSDHQADQRGDHQADQRPARRVLVVGVTGMLGHAVLRELDDDPELDVHGLARTIDDRAGWFPRQLLARIVPAVDVTRFDHVRRLVDELRPDVVVNCVGVIKQRPDVQDAVPTVTLNALFPHLLADACAQVGGRLVHVSTDCVFSGRRGGYVEDDLPDPPDLYGRSKLLGEATGVAALTLRTSIVGHELTTNRSLVDWFLSQRGQVRGFTRAIYSGVTTVEFARLLRTVVLPRAELTGLYHVAAAPISKYDLLRLVAEVYGWSGELVPDDEFTCDRSMHADALAQVTGYRPPSWPDMIAAMHAARARWALDQARPGLAGVSG, translated from the coding sequence ATGAGCACGGCCGCCGACACCGGCCGACCCGACCGGGTGCCCCGGCGGCGCAGCGACCACCAGGCCGACCAACGGGGCGACCACCAGGCCGACCAACGCCCGGCACGCCGGGTTCTCGTCGTCGGCGTCACCGGCATGCTCGGCCACGCCGTGCTGCGCGAACTCGACGACGACCCGGAGCTCGACGTCCACGGTCTCGCCCGCACCATCGACGACCGGGCCGGGTGGTTCCCCCGGCAGCTGCTCGCCCGCATCGTCCCGGCCGTCGACGTGACCCGGTTCGACCACGTCCGGCGACTCGTGGACGAGCTGCGACCGGACGTCGTCGTCAACTGTGTCGGCGTCATCAAGCAGCGGCCGGACGTACAGGACGCGGTGCCCACGGTCACCCTCAACGCCCTCTTCCCCCACCTGCTGGCCGACGCCTGCGCGCAGGTCGGCGGCCGGCTCGTGCACGTCAGCACCGACTGCGTGTTCTCCGGCCGCCGGGGCGGTTACGTGGAGGACGACCTGCCCGACCCGCCCGACCTCTACGGTCGGTCCAAGCTGCTGGGCGAGGCGACAGGGGTCGCGGCGCTCACCCTGCGCACCTCGATCGTCGGGCACGAGCTGACCACGAACCGTTCCCTGGTGGACTGGTTCCTCTCCCAACGCGGTCAGGTACGCGGTTTCACCAGGGCCATCTACAGCGGGGTGACGACCGTGGAGTTCGCCCGGTTGCTGCGCACGGTGGTCCTGCCCCGGGCGGAGCTGACCGGCCTCTACCACGTCGCCGCCGCACCGATCTCGAAGTACGACCTGCTCCGACTGGTCGCCGAGGTGTACGGGTGGTCCGGTGAACTGGTGCCGGACGACGAGTTCACCTGCGACCGGTCGATGCACGCGGACGCCCTCGCCCAGGTCACCGGCTACCGTCCGCCGAGCTGGCCGGACATGATCGCGGCGATGCACGCCGCCCGGGCCCGCTGGGCGCTCGACCAGGCCCGGCCGGGCCTCGCGGGCGTGTCGGGCTGA
- a CDS encoding glycosyltransferase family 4 protein: protein MVKLTRTRPRDDAAATSPKRAVRPAGTTGNYRVVATAGVFEPGFRGGGPIRSLRFILDTLPGDLDVTLITRDRDLHSPAPYPGLSGRLLRRDDRSAVFYLDPRAPRHWVRLIRHVRSRPIDLLYVNSIWSPFSVVSILAVALRLVRVGAILVAPRGELSPGALAIRALKKRLFLALWAPLLRWLRVRWQACSELEEKQIRANLPWAQVMVNGNESPIPEHPAPPVVAHDGPLRLVFVGRISPMKNLSMALEAVAGTTRPVEFDIFGPPEDAPYWSRCQQIIAAMPGHVWVRYLGELAAADVMPTFSRYDAFLFPTLGENFGHVILESLASGCPVICSDNTPFSKLIVDTGGVVVRPATAAGLSRVLDLLADRSAGERAEAKGTAGRRYRRWRQRNREPNVLEHARRFCR, encoded by the coding sequence ATGGTGAAGCTGACAAGAACCCGCCCCCGCGACGACGCCGCTGCGACGTCGCCGAAGCGGGCGGTCCGGCCCGCCGGGACCACGGGCAACTACCGGGTGGTCGCGACCGCAGGTGTGTTCGAACCGGGCTTCCGTGGTGGTGGCCCGATCCGTTCCCTACGTTTCATCCTGGACACCCTGCCGGGGGACCTCGACGTCACCCTGATCACCCGGGACCGGGATCTCCACTCGCCAGCACCCTACCCCGGGCTGTCCGGACGGTTGCTGCGGCGCGACGACCGCTCCGCCGTGTTCTATCTGGACCCGCGGGCACCGCGGCACTGGGTCCGACTGATCCGGCATGTCCGCTCCCGCCCGATCGACCTGCTCTACGTCAACAGCATCTGGTCGCCGTTCTCGGTGGTGTCGATCCTGGCGGTGGCGCTGCGTCTGGTGCGCGTCGGGGCCATCCTGGTCGCCCCGCGCGGCGAGTTGTCGCCCGGCGCCCTCGCGATCCGGGCCCTCAAGAAGCGGCTCTTCCTGGCGCTGTGGGCACCGCTGCTGCGCTGGCTGCGGGTGCGCTGGCAGGCGTGCAGTGAGCTGGAGGAGAAGCAGATCCGGGCGAACCTGCCGTGGGCGCAGGTGATGGTGAACGGCAACGAGAGCCCGATCCCGGAGCATCCGGCTCCACCGGTAGTCGCACACGACGGGCCGCTGCGGTTGGTCTTCGTCGGCCGGATCTCGCCGATGAAGAACCTGTCCATGGCGCTGGAGGCGGTGGCCGGGACCACCCGGCCGGTGGAGTTCGACATCTTCGGCCCGCCGGAGGACGCGCCCTACTGGTCGCGCTGCCAACAGATCATCGCGGCCATGCCCGGTCACGTCTGGGTCCGTTACCTCGGCGAACTCGCGGCGGCGGACGTCATGCCGACCTTCAGCCGGTACGACGCCTTCCTCTTCCCCACCCTCGGCGAGAACTTCGGCCACGTGATCCTGGAGAGCCTGGCCTCCGGCTGCCCGGTCATCTGTTCGGACAACACGCCGTTCAGCAAGCTGATCGTCGACACCGGCGGGGTGGTGGTCCGGCCGGCGACGGCGGCCGGCCTCAGCCGGGTCCTCGACCTGCTCGCCGACCGGTCGGCCGGGGAACGGGCCGAGGCGAAGGGGACCGCCGGGCGGCGGTACCGGCGTTGGCGGCAGCGGAACCGGGAACCCAATGTGCTGGAGCACGCCCGCCGGTTCTGTCGCTGA
- a CDS encoding O-antigen ligase family protein: MGNRVGQLCLIVGAVVVAVVTTVASVNLPLVAVASVALLLLALFALAQQVDGWRWLLGLTMALLVCASSKVPTLVEASFYPRYAAVGALIVWALRTPGATMVRLDPWTRLLIGALWAMAGLATLSFTWSVVPLETLQRGVALLLLAALVHVLIRCRWSDRAVMLADLRVVYLVLSGSALISLGLGLADGTLVAALSQTERFEGLYNNPNMLSIVCALTTPLGWAVYRQSRRRLELLGMVPAAAGLLLSQSRTGLIAVLVGALWVVLRHGLGRMVRLAAGLAAGLLVAYLFNLLPIIFAGPWMRQFVLRFTDPTGGDLSNGRTEMWQATVDLWWQNRPALGFGYASRNHLFALASLDESFGTGVSVVHNSYLQLLLELGLTAVAPLALLLLAVGRVALRAPVRRADSGLVWLVVTGLLIQITESAIFGTGQTYPYVFWLVTAGVQRHLPAALTDADSVEPSPSQAHPQRVPGPVDAVPHLPVPALR; this comes from the coding sequence GTGGGGAACCGAGTGGGTCAACTGTGCCTGATCGTCGGGGCGGTCGTCGTCGCGGTGGTCACCACCGTCGCGAGCGTCAACCTCCCGCTGGTCGCGGTCGCGTCGGTGGCGTTGCTACTGCTCGCGCTGTTCGCGCTCGCGCAGCAGGTGGACGGCTGGCGGTGGCTGCTGGGCCTGACCATGGCGCTCCTGGTCTGCGCCTCGTCCAAGGTGCCGACCCTGGTGGAGGCGAGCTTCTATCCCCGGTACGCGGCGGTCGGCGCCCTGATCGTCTGGGCGCTGCGCACCCCGGGTGCGACGATGGTCCGGCTCGACCCGTGGACCCGTCTGCTGATCGGCGCGCTCTGGGCGATGGCGGGTCTCGCCACGCTGAGCTTCACCTGGTCGGTGGTGCCGCTGGAGACCCTCCAACGCGGTGTCGCGCTGCTCCTGCTGGCCGCGCTGGTGCACGTTCTGATCCGCTGCCGGTGGTCGGACCGGGCGGTCATGCTGGCCGACCTGCGCGTGGTCTACCTGGTCCTCAGCGGCTCCGCCCTGATCAGCCTCGGCCTCGGGCTCGCCGACGGCACACTCGTCGCCGCGCTGTCGCAGACCGAACGGTTCGAGGGGCTCTACAACAACCCCAACATGCTCAGCATCGTCTGTGCCCTGACCACCCCGCTGGGCTGGGCGGTCTACCGGCAGTCCCGGCGGCGGCTGGAACTGCTCGGCATGGTGCCGGCCGCTGCCGGCCTGCTGCTCTCCCAGTCCCGCACCGGGTTGATCGCCGTGCTCGTCGGCGCCCTCTGGGTCGTGCTGCGGCACGGGCTGGGCCGGATGGTCCGCCTCGCCGCCGGGCTGGCCGCGGGGCTCCTGGTGGCCTACCTGTTCAATCTGCTGCCGATCATCTTCGCGGGCCCGTGGATGCGGCAGTTCGTGCTGCGCTTCACCGACCCCACCGGCGGCGACCTGTCCAACGGCCGCACGGAGATGTGGCAGGCGACGGTCGACCTGTGGTGGCAGAACCGCCCCGCCCTGGGCTTCGGGTACGCGTCCCGCAACCACCTGTTCGCCCTCGCCAGTCTCGACGAGTCCTTCGGGACCGGGGTGAGCGTGGTGCACAACAGCTATCTGCAACTGCTGCTGGAGTTGGGGCTCACCGCCGTGGCACCGCTGGCGCTGCTGCTGCTGGCCGTCGGGCGGGTCGCGCTGCGGGCACCGGTGCGCCGGGCCGACTCGGGTCTGGTCTGGCTCGTCGTCACCGGCCTGCTGATCCAGATCACCGAGTCGGCCATCTTCGGCACCGGGCAGACCTACCCGTACGTGTTCTGGCTCGTGACCGCCGGTGTGCAGCGGCACCTGCCCGCTGCCCTGACCGACGCGGACAGCGTCGAGCCGTCCCCCTCGCAAGCCCACCCGCAACGGGTCCCCGGCCCGGTGGACGCCGTGCCGCACCTGCCGGTTCCGGCGCTGCGCTGA
- a CDS encoding glycosyltransferase, with product MTDQTMVVGREPRPDGASTGRSDRPRPLLIGAYAFPHGDATSNRLLQLARSAAPEGSRTLVVNDWPCEVTFPIRPPGAAGIDLVTLRIRGLHRLTRLPARLARPVRVLRATRRQGVRRGDVSVVLLPMALMTLGNWTVLRLALRCPVVVDASERHDRRQFRHGWLTPYFVRHRWSTFLATRLVGRATAVSTTLAGYLAAHGLEVLVVPPQVDCDDFRAGQPPALSTGLRLLYAGTPGRKDMLDVIVRGISRLGPDQQRRVSLTIAGVTREDAAAHSDLDVSVLDGLRAEVRFLGRVPRATVLTLLAESHFSMLVRPTGGYAANGFPSKVPESLAAGCPVLLNHTSDLAAYVHDGVEGLVLDDNGPDDVRWAIERALRLSDQEWTAMSRAARSRARESFDHRAWRDRVSAFVAADDRG from the coding sequence ATGACCGATCAGACAATGGTCGTCGGCCGGGAGCCACGGCCGGACGGCGCATCGACCGGGCGGTCCGACCGGCCCCGTCCGCTGCTCATCGGCGCGTACGCCTTCCCGCACGGGGACGCCACCTCCAACCGCCTGCTGCAACTCGCCCGGTCCGCCGCCCCCGAGGGCAGCCGCACGCTTGTCGTCAACGACTGGCCGTGCGAGGTCACCTTCCCGATCCGGCCGCCCGGCGCGGCCGGCATCGACCTGGTCACCCTGCGGATCCGTGGTCTGCACCGGCTCACCCGGCTGCCGGCCCGGCTGGCCCGCCCGGTCCGGGTGCTGCGGGCCACCCGCCGGCAGGGGGTACGCCGTGGCGACGTGAGCGTGGTGCTGCTGCCGATGGCGCTGATGACCCTCGGCAACTGGACCGTGTTGCGCCTGGCGCTGCGCTGCCCGGTGGTGGTGGACGCCAGCGAGCGGCACGACCGGCGGCAGTTCCGGCACGGCTGGCTGACCCCGTACTTCGTCCGGCACCGCTGGTCGACGTTCCTGGCCACCCGGCTCGTCGGTCGCGCTACGGCGGTCTCCACCACGCTGGCCGGCTACCTTGCGGCGCACGGGCTGGAGGTGCTGGTGGTGCCGCCGCAGGTGGACTGCGACGACTTCCGGGCCGGGCAGCCGCCCGCGCTCTCCACCGGCCTGCGCCTGCTCTATGCCGGCACCCCCGGCCGCAAGGACATGCTGGACGTGATCGTGCGCGGGATCAGCCGACTCGGCCCGGACCAACAGCGGCGGGTCAGCCTCACCATCGCCGGGGTCACCCGTGAGGACGCCGCCGCCCACTCGGATCTGGACGTCTCGGTACTCGACGGCCTCCGCGCCGAGGTGCGGTTCCTGGGTCGGGTCCCCCGCGCCACCGTGCTGACGCTGCTCGCGGAGTCGCACTTCTCGATGCTGGTCCGCCCCACCGGTGGCTACGCGGCCAACGGCTTCCCGTCCAAGGTGCCGGAGAGTCTCGCCGCCGGCTGCCCGGTGCTGCTCAACCACACCAGCGACCTGGCCGCCTACGTGCACGACGGCGTCGAGGGGCTGGTGCTCGACGACAACGGCCCGGACGACGTGCGGTGGGCGATCGAACGGGCGCTACGGCTATCCGACCAGGAGTGGACGGCGATGAGCCGGGCGGCCCGGTCGAGGGCCCGCGAGTCGTTCGACCACCGGGCCTGGCGGGACCGGGTCAGCGCCTTCGTGGCGGCCGACGACCGGGGCTGA